The Phalacrocorax carbo chromosome 23, bPhaCar2.1, whole genome shotgun sequence genome includes a window with the following:
- the LOC104041823 gene encoding interleukin-20: MKGSRLLLCLFSMSCWLNLKPTAGNKIFHFGSCRVSMSVTEIRSGFTAIKANIQARDPIKTLSILSYPHSLHKVKSSDRCCITHQLFDFYVDKVFKHCKTEDSYVNRKISSIANSFLSVKRKLGQCHEQNKCTCGQESTEKFKQILANYEGLNVTSAAIKSLGELDILLDWMEKSH, encoded by the exons ATGAAGGGATCCCGCttgctcctctgcctcttctccaTGTCGTGCTGGCTGAATTTGAAGCCGACAGCTGGGAACAAAATCTTCCACTTTGGATCCTGCAGGGTTTCCATGAGCGTGACTGAGATTAGGTCTGGTTTCACCGCAATTAAAGCCAACATT CAAGCCAGAGACCCCATCAAGACCCTGAGCATCTTGTCTTACCCTCACTCTCTGCACAAGGTTAAG TCTTCAGACAGATGCTGCATCACCCATCAACTCTTCGACTTCTACGTGGACAAAGTCTTCAAACACTGCAAGACCGAGGACTCGTATGTCAACCGAAAAATCAGCAGCATAGCCAACTCCTTCCTCAGTGTGAAGAGGAAACTCGGGCAGTGC catGAGCAAAATAAGTGCACGTGTGGACAGGAATCCACTGAGAAATTTAAGCAAATACTTGCGAACTACGAAGGG CTGAATGTCACATCTGCAGCCATTAAATCCCTGGGTGAGCTGGACATCCTCCTGGACTGGATGGAGAAATCTCATTAG